In Campylobacter sp. RM16187, the DNA window TAAGATAGGAGCAGTTATAATCGAGCCAATAGCTGGAAATATGGGACTGGTGCCTGCTTGCAATGAGTTTTTAAAAGGTCTTAGAAGGCTTTGCGATGAGTATAAAGCAGTTTTAATCTTTGATGAGGTAATGAGTGGATTTAGAGCTAGCAAAAAGGGTTCTTTTGAATTTAATCACATCTTAGCCGATATGGTTACCTTTGGTAAGGTTATAGGTGGGGGCATGAGTGCCGCGGCATTTGGCGGAAGAGCTAAGATAATGGACTGTTTAAGTCCTGATGGAAGCGTATATCAGGCTGGAACTCTAAGCGGAAATCCTGTGGCTATGGCTGCTGGTATAGCCTCTGTTAGCAAGATATATAATGACTCTACCATATACAAAAAGCTTGAAAATTTAGCCAATATGCTTATGAGAGGATTTAAAAAAGCTGCCGATGATAACGGGTTTAAAATGCAAATTTGCGTTCGCGGCTCTATGTTTGGATTCTTTTTTAATAAATTTGAAGTAAAAAACTATGACGATGCGCTAAAGAGCGATACCGCTCTTTATGCTAAATTTCATAAAAAGATGCTTGAAAAAGGAGTTTATTTAGCTCCTAGTCAGTTTGAAACAGGCTTTATATGCACTGTAATGAGCGAAGAAAATATAAAATTCGCCGTAAAAGCCGCAGAGGAATCTTTGCGCGAGATAAAAAACAATGGCTAAACTAAATTTTGGCGAGATCGTAAAAGGTGCAGAGCAGCTAAGTCTTGGTATATCTATGGTGGTTGCAGTTGCCATAGGAACCGGACTTGGGTTTTGGATAATGAAGCAGACGGGTTGGACTTGGGCACTGTTTGTTGGTATGGCTTTTGGTATCGCAGCAGCCATTTTAAATGTCAAAAAGGCTTATAACAGAGTTAAAAAGAGTATGGACGAGCTTAAAGATGAGACAAAATTTAAGCCTGTGCCATACGATGAGGATGATGAAGAGGAAGACAAATAGTGTCTGTGGCTAGAAGGCTTTTAGCTATTTACGGTATTTTTGAAATTTTGCTTTTAGCAAGCTCTTTTTTTATGGGCAAAAGCTGGTTTTATAGTACTCAAGTAGCGTTTTTTGGTTCTCTTTTAATCTTGTTTGCGACATTTAAATCGTATCAAAGACGTGTTCTTTCAAGAGTTGAGAACGAGAAATTTATCTTAGACGATGACTATTATGATGAAGATGATGGTAACGAATGGGGTGAAAATTTTACCAAACACACAGACGATGGTAAAAAAATCATTAAAAAAGATAGCAAAATAGAGAACCTTGCTGAACAAGAGCTTGATCCTAAGGAAATTTTAAAAAGAGAAAAAGAAGCTATGAAAAAGATTCCTAAATTTGCAAATTTGCATACCGCTTTTGTGCCTTTTAGGCTTATTACTTATGCTGTTTTGGCTC includes these proteins:
- the hemL gene encoding glutamate-1-semialdehyde 2,1-aminomutase, which gives rise to MRNSEAFVEAKKYIPGGVNSPVRAFGSVGSEPFIVSRGEGAYLIDIEGNRYLDFIQSWGPLIFGHCDKDIENAVIETAKKGLSFGAPTELETKLAKLICDEFENVEKIRFVSSGTEATMSAIRVARGYSKKDGLIKFEGCYHGHSDALLVKAGSGATTYGNASSSGVPEDVVKNTYLAKYNDIKSVENIFKSGAKIGAVIIEPIAGNMGLVPACNEFLKGLRRLCDEYKAVLIFDEVMSGFRASKKGSFEFNHILADMVTFGKVIGGGMSAAAFGGRAKIMDCLSPDGSVYQAGTLSGNPVAMAAGIASVSKIYNDSTIYKKLENLANMLMRGFKKAADDNGFKMQICVRGSMFGFFFNKFEVKNYDDALKSDTALYAKFHKKMLEKGVYLAPSQFETGFICTVMSEENIKFAVKAAEESLREIKNNG
- a CDS encoding AtpZ/AtpI family protein, translating into MAKLNFGEIVKGAEQLSLGISMVVAVAIGTGLGFWIMKQTGWTWALFVGMAFGIAAAILNVKKAYNRVKKSMDELKDETKFKPVPYDEDDEEEDK